The proteins below are encoded in one region of Rana temporaria chromosome 2, aRanTem1.1, whole genome shotgun sequence:
- the DAZAP2 gene encoding DAZ-associated protein 2, with product MNNKGQYPSAPAYPTQTPNPQSVYPQAMHLQQAPPYTDAPPAYSELYRQGYVHQPAPNMPTLSAPYPGTSMYVPMPQTMPVAQMASSVPMAYYPIGPMYPHGSTVLVDGGFDAGARFGAGNSASVPPPPPGCPPNAAQLAAMQGANVVVTQRKGNYFMGGSDGGYTMW from the exons ATGAATAACAAAG GCCAGTACCCTTCAGCCCCAGCCTATCCAACCCAGACTCCCAATCCACAGTCTGTCTATCCACAAGCCATGCATCTTCAACAAGCTCCTCCCTACACAGATGCTCCTCCCGCCTATTCTGAG CTTTATCGCCAAGGGTATGTTCACCAACCTGCTCCTAATATGCCAActctctctgccccctacccTGGAACCTCCATGTATGTGCCAATGCCTCAAACTATGCCAGTAGCACAAATGGCTTCCTCCGTTCCCATGGCTTACTACCCAATTGGACCTATGTATCCCCATGGCTCTACAGTCCTTGTGGATGGTGGGTTTGATGCAGGCGCAAGGTTCGGTGCTGGAAATAGTGCATCTGTGCCA cCACCACCACCTGGCTGTCCTCCAAATGCAGCCCAGCTGGCAGCCATGCAAGGTGCCAATGTTGTGGTTACACAAAGAAAAGGCAATTACTTCATGGGTGGCTCGGACGGAGGTTACACCATGTGGTGA